Proteins found in one Promicromonospora sukumoe genomic segment:
- a CDS encoding ABC transporter permease — MSTERTTPAVRQETVHGRPAGFWRDLASVAIRALRQIPREPEAIIPALVIPLFFFVVNVGALSDVASMAGIGDFKAFQIPVAIVFAVTGISRASALVTDITGGYFDRLLLTPMHRTSLLLGLMVADLVLVVALSVPVLALGFALGVDFATGVPGVLVFLLLAGFWGLAFTGFPYAIALRTGNPAAVSSSFLLFFPFAFLTTSFLPLDALTGWLATIAVYNPVTYLLAALRSLIMDGWDATALWQGVASIAAVALVSFTVAFRALAGRTSRN, encoded by the coding sequence ATGAGCACCGAGCGCACCACGCCCGCCGTCCGGCAGGAGACCGTCCACGGCCGCCCCGCCGGGTTCTGGCGGGACCTCGCGTCCGTCGCGATCCGGGCCCTGCGCCAGATCCCGCGCGAGCCGGAGGCGATCATCCCCGCGCTCGTCATCCCGCTGTTCTTCTTCGTCGTCAACGTCGGCGCCCTGTCCGACGTCGCCTCCATGGCCGGGATCGGCGACTTCAAGGCCTTCCAGATCCCGGTCGCGATCGTCTTCGCCGTCACCGGCATCTCCCGGGCCAGCGCCCTGGTCACGGACATCACCGGCGGCTACTTCGACCGGCTGCTGCTCACGCCGATGCACCGCACCTCGCTGCTCCTGGGCCTGATGGTGGCCGACCTCGTGCTGGTCGTCGCCCTGTCGGTCCCCGTGCTCGCCCTCGGGTTCGCGCTCGGCGTCGACTTCGCCACGGGTGTGCCCGGCGTGCTCGTCTTCCTGCTGCTGGCCGGGTTCTGGGGCCTCGCCTTCACCGGGTTCCCCTACGCCATCGCGCTGCGCACCGGGAACCCCGCCGCCGTCAGCTCCAGCTTCCTGCTCTTCTTCCCGTTCGCCTTCCTGACGACGTCCTTCCTCCCGCTGGACGCGCTGACCGGCTGGCTCGCCACCATCGCCGTCTACAACCCCGTCACGTACCTGCTCGCGGCCCTGCGGTCCCTGATCATGGACGGCTGGGACGCCACCGCGCTCTGGCAGGGCGTCGCGTCGATCGCCGCGGTCGCGCTGGTCAGCTTCACGGTCGCGTTCCGGGCGCTCGCGGGGCGGACGTCGCGCAACTGA
- a CDS encoding AI-2E family transporter, with the protein MAMTADAPTVAPTTAAEPPTTPGATATEPVAGQVAEQVPGQITEQAAAQAPPPTTFGAPWIRSAGEVAWKLVGIVAAVAVVFYVVGLVQVVFVALFLALVFTTVLLPLGDFYDRVMPRGLAMAASLLTAVLAVGALVTYVVSSVVSRWEDLAIEFATGLTDLAGLLTGIPMLAGLGGPDKWLEDGGAWLQSHAGDYAGTAAQSAGSIAEGATAVVLAIFCTVFFLTQGGRMWRWALDFVPADRHDRWEAAAAAGWNSFSGFTRGMFFVALSDGVLAGIFLSVVGVPLALPLSVVVFLGAFIPMIGPVAAIVISVLVALAAKGPVLALVVLIGMVVVAQLDANVLQPLITGKQVSLHPVVMALVVAAGSVLGGLLGAVVAVPLTAVAWAVYCTLRRTAADGTPVAPDTPAVQDAPAVQSTPAVEGTTAT; encoded by the coding sequence ATGGCGATGACGGCTGACGCGCCGACGGTAGCGCCGACGACAGCGGCGGAGCCGCCGACCACCCCGGGGGCCACGGCCACGGAGCCGGTCGCAGGGCAGGTCGCAGAGCAGGTTCCCGGGCAGATCACAGAGCAAGCCGCGGCGCAGGCCCCGCCGCCCACCACGTTCGGCGCACCGTGGATCCGGTCCGCGGGCGAGGTGGCGTGGAAGCTGGTCGGCATCGTGGCGGCAGTGGCCGTCGTGTTCTACGTGGTGGGCCTGGTCCAGGTCGTGTTCGTCGCCCTGTTCCTCGCCCTGGTCTTCACCACGGTGCTCCTGCCGCTGGGCGACTTCTACGACCGGGTCATGCCGCGTGGCCTGGCCATGGCGGCGTCGCTGCTGACGGCGGTGCTCGCCGTCGGCGCGCTCGTGACCTACGTGGTCTCGTCCGTGGTGAGCCGGTGGGAGGACCTCGCCATCGAGTTCGCCACCGGCCTGACCGACCTGGCCGGGCTGCTCACCGGCATCCCGATGCTCGCCGGCCTCGGCGGTCCGGACAAGTGGCTGGAGGACGGCGGCGCCTGGCTCCAGTCCCACGCCGGCGACTACGCGGGCACGGCCGCCCAGAGCGCCGGGTCGATCGCCGAGGGCGCGACCGCCGTCGTGCTCGCGATCTTCTGCACCGTGTTCTTCCTGACCCAGGGCGGCCGCATGTGGCGCTGGGCGCTGGACTTCGTGCCCGCCGACCGGCACGACCGCTGGGAGGCGGCCGCCGCCGCGGGCTGGAACTCGTTCTCCGGCTTCACCCGCGGCATGTTCTTCGTCGCGCTCTCCGACGGCGTCCTCGCCGGGATCTTCCTGTCCGTCGTCGGCGTGCCCCTGGCGCTGCCGCTGTCGGTCGTGGTGTTCCTCGGCGCCTTCATCCCGATGATCGGCCCGGTCGCCGCCATCGTGATCAGCGTGCTCGTCGCGCTGGCCGCCAAGGGCCCCGTGCTGGCGCTCGTCGTGCTCATCGGCATGGTCGTCGTCGCGCAGCTCGACGCCAACGTGCTCCAGCCGCTCATCACCGGCAAGCAGGTCTCCCTGCACCCCGTGGTGATGGCGCTCGTCGTGGCCGCGGGCTCGGTGCTGGGCGGCCTGCTCGGCGCCGTCGTCGCCGTCCCGCTCACCGCGGTGGCCTGGGCGGTGTACTGCACGCTGCGCCGGACGGCGGCGGACGGGACCCCGGTCGCCCCTGACACACCGGCGGTCCAGGACGCACCGGCAGTACAGAGCACACCAGCGGTAGAGGGCACGACGGCGACCTAG
- a CDS encoding AI-2E family transporter, with amino-acid sequence MPDPAPRPAPHPAEPQRDPARRDLDRRDSARPDSAPPPWLRTSAGWSWRLILLVAGIALVFWAVTRVLIVFVAVFLALVFTAVLNPLTDLYARVMPRALATAASILSAILVVGGLVTYVVVSVAGQWERLAGEFNTGIDQIVGLIENNSLPLNVQVDTRDQWIDDAARWIQENAQTLVGRAAESAGSIVEGIAVLALSIFCTVFFLASGGAMWRWFMQQVPARTRGRWSDAADVGWYTFSGYTRGTVLVAITNGILAGIFLSILGVPLSAPLAVLVFIGTFIPLIGAPLAMIIAAVVALAADGLLTALIVTLGIAGIGQLEGHVLQPLIMGKQVSLHPVVVALGVTCGTVVGGILGAIVAVPLIAVAWAVYSTLRKPVDAGADAGTGPGGTGDVGPDRDEPGAEGAAKA; translated from the coding sequence GTGCCTGACCCCGCACCACGACCCGCACCACACCCGGCCGAACCGCAGCGTGACCCGGCCCGGCGAGACCTGGACCGGCGCGACTCCGCCCGACCAGACTCCGCGCCCCCGCCCTGGCTGCGCACCTCCGCGGGCTGGTCGTGGCGCCTGATCCTCCTGGTCGCGGGGATCGCCCTGGTGTTCTGGGCGGTCACCCGGGTGCTGATCGTGTTCGTCGCCGTCTTCCTGGCGCTGGTCTTCACCGCGGTGCTGAACCCGCTCACCGACCTGTACGCCCGGGTGATGCCCCGGGCCCTGGCGACCGCCGCGTCCATCCTCTCCGCCATCCTCGTGGTCGGCGGCCTCGTGACCTACGTGGTCGTGTCGGTCGCCGGCCAGTGGGAACGCCTCGCGGGGGAGTTCAACACCGGCATCGACCAGATCGTCGGCCTGATCGAGAACAACTCCCTGCCGCTGAACGTCCAGGTCGACACGCGCGACCAGTGGATCGACGACGCCGCCAGATGGATCCAGGAGAACGCCCAGACCCTCGTCGGCCGCGCGGCCGAGAGCGCCGGCTCGATCGTCGAGGGCATCGCCGTCCTCGCCCTCTCGATCTTCTGCACCGTCTTCTTCCTGGCCTCCGGCGGCGCCATGTGGCGCTGGTTCATGCAGCAGGTGCCCGCCCGCACCCGCGGCCGGTGGAGCGACGCCGCCGACGTCGGCTGGTACACCTTCTCCGGCTACACCCGCGGCACCGTGCTCGTCGCGATCACCAACGGCATCCTCGCCGGGATCTTCCTCTCGATCCTCGGGGTGCCGCTCTCGGCGCCCCTCGCCGTGCTCGTCTTCATCGGCACGTTCATCCCCCTGATCGGCGCGCCGCTCGCGATGATCATCGCGGCCGTCGTGGCGCTCGCGGCCGACGGCCTGCTCACGGCCCTGATCGTCACCCTCGGCATCGCGGGGATCGGCCAGCTCGAGGGGCACGTGCTGCAGCCGCTCATCATGGGCAAGCAGGTCTCGCTGCACCCCGTCGTCGTCGCCCTGGGCGTCACGTGCGGCACGGTGGTGGGCGGCATCCTGGGCGCGATCGTCGCCGTCCCGCTCATCGCGGTGGCCTGGGCGGTCTACAGCACGCTGCGCAAGCCCGTGGACGCCGGCGCCGACGCCGGCACCGGCCCGGGCGGCACGGGCGACGTCGGGCCGGACAGGGACGAGCCGGGCGCGGAGGGGGCCGCGAAGGCGTGA
- a CDS encoding GNAT family N-acetyltransferase — MEPFVLATEHVRLSVPTYSDVDAIATACQDPAVAEWTVVPVPYERRHAESFVRYHVAEGWAKGAVYTWAVRAPGDADGPLIGMVGLTCEGTPAEERAGELGFWMTADARGQGLCTEASRLVVDWALDPEGLGLSVVSWVAYVGNWASRRVAWRLGFQVEATLRRHGLQRGVRRDAWVGTILPEDPREPNEPWPDHAPNHAPARHESVSEHP; from the coding sequence ATGGAACCGTTCGTCCTGGCCACGGAGCACGTCCGCCTGTCCGTCCCGACCTACTCGGACGTCGACGCCATCGCGACGGCCTGCCAGGACCCCGCCGTGGCCGAGTGGACGGTGGTGCCCGTGCCCTACGAGCGGCGGCACGCCGAGAGCTTCGTGCGGTACCACGTCGCCGAGGGCTGGGCCAAGGGCGCGGTCTACACCTGGGCGGTCCGCGCCCCGGGCGACGCCGACGGACCGCTGATCGGCATGGTCGGCCTCACGTGCGAGGGCACCCCGGCGGAGGAGCGCGCGGGCGAGCTCGGCTTCTGGATGACGGCGGACGCCCGCGGCCAGGGGCTGTGCACCGAGGCGTCCCGCCTGGTGGTCGACTGGGCCCTGGACCCCGAGGGGCTGGGGCTCTCCGTGGTGAGCTGGGTCGCCTACGTCGGCAACTGGGCCTCCCGCCGCGTCGCCTGGCGCCTCGGCTTCCAGGTCGAGGCCACGCTGCGCCGCCACGGGCTGCAGCGCGGCGTGCGCCGGGACGCCTGGGTCGGCACGATCCTGCCCGAGGACCCGCGCGAGCCCAACGAGCCGTGGCCCGACCATGCACCCAACCACGCGCCCGCCCGGCACGAGAGTGTCAGTGAGCATCCGTAG
- a CDS encoding replication-associated recombination protein A — protein MFDDLFSTVTTDTAGTPTARASSPLAVRMRPATIDEIAGQEHLLVPGSPLRRLIEPGAGGRAAPSSVILWGPPGTGKTTLAYLVATVSGRRFVELSAVTAGVKDVRQVVEDARRRLATGGDETVLFVDEVHRFSKSQQDALLPSVENRWVTLVAASTENPSFSVNSPLLSRSLLLTLKPLETADVQALIQRAITDERGLGGSVELGDDASEHLLRLAGGDARKALTILEAAAGAVLSDDDPVTGQDGTTPLIGLADVERAVDVAAVRYDRDGDQHYDVISAFIKSIRGSDVDAALHYLARMVAAGEDPRFIARRLVISAAEDVGMADPSALQTAVAAAQAVQLIGMPEGRIVLAEAVVHLATAPKSNAAYLGVDAALADVRAGKVGTVPPHLRDAHYSGAKTMGHGDGYRYAHDWPHGVAPQQYLPDVLAGSRYYDPSDRGYERQVAERLERIRGILGSDG, from the coding sequence GTGTTCGACGACCTCTTCAGTACGGTGACGACCGACACCGCGGGTACCCCGACCGCGCGCGCGTCATCACCCCTTGCCGTGCGCATGCGCCCGGCCACGATCGACGAGATAGCGGGGCAGGAGCACCTCCTGGTCCCCGGGTCGCCCCTGCGGCGGCTCATCGAGCCCGGCGCGGGCGGCCGTGCCGCGCCGTCGTCGGTCATCCTCTGGGGCCCGCCCGGCACCGGCAAGACCACCCTCGCCTACCTCGTCGCCACCGTGTCGGGGCGCCGCTTCGTGGAGCTGAGCGCCGTGACCGCGGGCGTCAAGGACGTGCGCCAGGTGGTCGAGGACGCCCGGCGCCGGCTCGCGACCGGCGGCGACGAGACCGTGCTCTTCGTCGACGAGGTGCACCGCTTCTCCAAGTCGCAGCAGGACGCCCTGCTGCCCAGCGTCGAGAACCGCTGGGTCACCCTCGTGGCGGCGAGCACCGAGAACCCCAGCTTCTCCGTCAACTCCCCGCTGCTGTCCCGCTCCCTGCTGCTCACGCTCAAGCCCCTGGAGACCGCGGACGTCCAGGCCCTGATCCAGCGCGCGATCACCGACGAGCGCGGCCTCGGCGGATCGGTCGAGCTCGGCGACGACGCGAGCGAGCACCTGCTGCGCCTCGCCGGCGGCGACGCCCGCAAGGCGCTCACGATCCTGGAGGCCGCCGCGGGCGCGGTCCTGTCGGACGACGACCCCGTGACCGGCCAGGACGGCACCACCCCGCTCATCGGCCTGGCCGACGTCGAGCGCGCCGTCGACGTCGCCGCTGTCCGCTACGACCGCGACGGCGACCAGCACTACGACGTCATCTCCGCGTTCATCAAGTCCATCCGCGGGTCCGACGTCGACGCAGCGCTGCACTACCTCGCCCGCATGGTCGCCGCGGGGGAGGACCCACGCTTCATCGCCCGCCGCCTGGTCATCTCCGCCGCCGAGGACGTCGGCATGGCCGACCCCTCCGCGCTCCAGACCGCCGTCGCCGCCGCCCAGGCCGTGCAGCTCATCGGCATGCCCGAGGGGCGCATCGTGCTCGCCGAGGCCGTCGTCCACCTGGCCACCGCCCCCAAGTCGAACGCCGCCTACCTCGGCGTCGACGCCGCGCTGGCGGACGTGCGCGCGGGCAAGGTGGGTACGGTGCCGCCGCACCTGCGCGACGCGCACTACTCCGGCGCCAAGACGATGGGCCACGGCGACGGGTACCGCTACGCGCACGACTGGCCGCACGGCGTCGCGCCGCAGCAGTACCTGCCGGACGTGCTCGCCGGGTCGCGCTACTACGACCCGAGCGACCGCGGGTACGAGCGGCAGGTGGCGGAGCGTCTCGAACGCATCCGGGGCATCCTGGGGAGCGACGGGTGA
- the rpsD gene encoding 30S ribosomal protein S4 — protein sequence MTSVTRARRQVRLSRKLGLALTPKAVKHFEKRPYPPGEHGRARRRTESDYAVRLREKQRLRAQYMLREKQLLKVYENARKQAGLTGEVMVEDLETRLDSVVLRAGFGRTILQARQHVTHRHILVDGKIVDRPSFRVKPGQTIQVKPKSQTTVPFQVAAAGAHRDVLPTLPGYLDVQLEKLTATLTRAPKRAEVPVTCDVQMVVEFYAR from the coding sequence GTGACTTCTGTGACCCGTGCGCGCCGTCAGGTGCGCCTGAGCCGCAAGCTGGGCCTCGCGCTCACGCCCAAGGCCGTCAAGCACTTCGAGAAGCGCCCGTACCCGCCCGGTGAGCACGGCCGTGCGCGCCGCCGCACCGAGTCGGACTACGCGGTGCGTCTCCGTGAGAAGCAGCGTCTGCGTGCGCAGTACATGCTTCGCGAGAAGCAGCTTCTCAAGGTCTACGAGAACGCCCGCAAGCAGGCCGGCCTGACCGGTGAGGTCATGGTCGAGGACCTGGAGACCCGTCTGGACTCCGTGGTGCTGCGTGCCGGCTTCGGCCGCACCATCCTGCAGGCCCGCCAGCACGTGACCCACCGTCACATCCTGGTGGACGGCAAGATCGTGGACCGCCCGTCGTTCCGCGTGAAGCCCGGCCAGACCATCCAGGTCAAGCCGAAGAGCCAGACCACGGTGCCGTTCCAGGTCGCCGCCGCGGGCGCGCACCGCGACGTGCTGCCGACGCTCCCGGGCTACCTGGACGTGCAGCTCGAGAAGCTGACCGCCACGCTGACCCGTGCACCGAAGCGCGCCGAGGTCCCCGTGACC